A genomic window from Pseudocitrobacter corydidari includes:
- a CDS encoding sugar kinase: MNKQLDVITIGEAMTMFVATQTGDLSEVEQFIKRIAGAELNVATGLARLGLNVGWVSRIGEDSFGQFVINSLKKEGIDATGVTCDARFATGFQVKSKVENGTDPIVEYFRKNSAASHLSLDDFNDNYFASARHLHLSGVAAALSDSSYALLDHTARTMKTQGKTISFDPNLRPVLWKSEAEMVEKLNHLAFQADWVLPGLKEGMILTGQQTPEAIADFYLTRGVKAVVLKTGADGAWYKTAEGEKGCVAPVKVDKVVDTVGAGDGFAVGVISALLEGRSLRNAVERGNKIGALAIQVQGDSEGLPTREALGE, translated from the coding sequence ATGAATAAACAACTGGATGTCATCACCATCGGTGAAGCCATGACAATGTTTGTGGCTACACAAACGGGCGATCTCAGTGAGGTGGAGCAGTTTATCAAACGTATCGCCGGGGCTGAGCTTAACGTCGCCACCGGGCTGGCGCGCCTGGGCCTGAACGTGGGCTGGGTAAGCCGTATTGGTGAAGATAGCTTCGGCCAGTTCGTGATCAATAGCCTTAAAAAAGAAGGTATTGATGCGACCGGTGTCACCTGCGATGCGCGTTTCGCTACCGGCTTTCAGGTGAAATCTAAAGTCGAAAATGGAACCGATCCCATTGTGGAGTATTTCCGTAAAAACTCAGCGGCCAGCCATCTTTCGCTCGATGACTTCAACGACAATTATTTCGCCAGCGCCCGCCATTTACACTTAAGCGGCGTGGCAGCGGCGCTCTCTGACTCGTCCTACGCCCTGCTCGACCATACGGCCCGTACGATGAAAACACAGGGCAAAACCATTTCATTCGACCCGAACCTGCGCCCGGTGCTGTGGAAAAGCGAGGCGGAGATGGTGGAAAAACTCAACCACCTGGCGTTCCAGGCCGATTGGGTTTTACCCGGTTTGAAAGAGGGCATGATTCTGACCGGCCAACAAACGCCAGAAGCTATCGCCGATTTCTACCTGACGCGCGGCGTAAAAGCGGTGGTGCTGAAAACCGGCGCGGACGGCGCCTGGTATAAAACCGCAGAGGGCGAGAAAGGCTGCGTCGCACCGGTAAAAGTCGACAAGGTGGTCGATACGGTGGGCGCGGGCGATGGCTTCGCCGTCGGGGTAATTAGCGCCCTGCTGGAAGGACGCTCACTGCGTAATGCGGTGGAACGCGGGAATAAGATTGGCGCACTGGCCATTCAGGTTCAGGGCGACAGTGAAGGATTACCGACGCGTGAGGCGTTGGGGGAGTAG
- a CDS encoding sugar phosphate isomerase/epimerase family protein, with protein MKRQIIVVTAAYGHDQVRAAGGQAAMLPIIAKAGADGVEIRREMFNDAELNALPELARAIEAQKLLACYSAPEPLFLADGTLNPHLPALLEEARTLNALWLKVSLGHFERKAPLETLRTWLEVSGMALVVENDQTECGQLPPMQRFKAACRVLNLPVRLTFDMGNWLWVGNCPQEAAQQLAPSVCYIHVKAATPHHDSFRAVPPDPINTDWLDVLRALPADAPRGIEFPLEGNDLTAVTRRYVELLRED; from the coding sequence ATGAAAAGACAAATTATCGTGGTTACCGCCGCTTACGGACATGACCAGGTCCGCGCCGCGGGTGGCCAGGCGGCGATGCTGCCGATAATCGCGAAAGCGGGCGCGGACGGTGTTGAAATCCGCCGCGAGATGTTTAACGACGCCGAGCTGAATGCTCTACCAGAGTTGGCCCGCGCGATAGAAGCGCAAAAATTACTGGCCTGCTATTCCGCCCCTGAGCCGCTGTTTCTTGCCGACGGCACGCTTAACCCGCACCTTCCCGCCCTGCTCGAAGAAGCCCGCACGCTGAACGCCCTGTGGCTAAAAGTCTCCCTCGGTCATTTTGAGCGCAAAGCGCCGCTGGAAACCCTGCGCACCTGGCTGGAAGTCAGCGGCATGGCGCTGGTAGTGGAAAACGACCAGACTGAATGCGGCCAGCTGCCGCCAATGCAGCGTTTCAAAGCCGCCTGCCGCGTACTCAACCTGCCCGTGCGCCTGACCTTTGATATGGGTAACTGGCTGTGGGTCGGAAACTGCCCGCAGGAAGCGGCCCAGCAGCTGGCCCCTTCAGTATGCTACATCCACGTTAAAGCGGCGACGCCTCACCATGACAGCTTCCGCGCCGTGCCGCCGGACCCCATCAATACCGACTGGCTGGATGTACTGCGCGCCCTGCCCGCCGACGCGCCGCGCGGAATTGAGTTTCCGCTGGAAGGCAACGACCTGACCGCAGTAACCCGTCGCTATGTCGAACTGTTACGCGAGGATTAA
- a CDS encoding LacI family DNA-binding transcriptional regulator, whose product MAKSTRPTISDVAKAAKTGKTSISRYLNGEKHLLSDALLARIENAIAELDYRPSLMARSLKRGRTRLIGLIIADITNPYSVNVLSGIEAACREKGFTPLVCNTNNEVDQEQHYLDLLRSYQVEGIVVNAVGMREEALNRLQQSSLPMVLIDRKIPDFACDVVGLDNTQAATTATEHLIDQGFEALLFLSEPLGTVNTRRERLAAFNATLARYPGVLAENAEVPLAENALLDNTLRQFHTRYRGMRKAIISANGALTLQVARSLKRIGLNWGSDIGLLGFDELEWAELAGVGITTLKQPTWQIGFAAVEQVVRRIEGGSTAIHEQVFSGELIIRGSTSR is encoded by the coding sequence ATGGCGAAATCAACACGCCCGACTATCAGCGACGTCGCAAAAGCAGCGAAAACCGGTAAAACCAGCATCTCCCGTTACCTTAACGGCGAGAAGCATCTGCTTTCCGATGCGCTTCTGGCGCGTATTGAAAACGCCATCGCCGAACTCGATTATCGCCCCAGCCTGATGGCGCGCAGCCTGAAGCGTGGCCGCACCCGCCTGATTGGCCTGATTATCGCCGATATCACCAACCCCTACTCGGTTAACGTATTAAGCGGTATTGAGGCCGCCTGCCGCGAGAAAGGCTTCACCCCGCTGGTGTGTAACACCAACAATGAGGTCGATCAGGAGCAACATTATCTCGATCTGTTGCGCAGCTATCAGGTGGAAGGGATTGTGGTTAATGCCGTCGGGATGCGCGAAGAGGCGCTCAATCGCCTGCAACAATCCTCACTGCCGATGGTCCTCATTGACCGCAAAATTCCCGATTTCGCCTGCGACGTGGTAGGGCTCGATAATACCCAGGCAGCCACGACCGCCACCGAACATCTGATTGATCAGGGCTTTGAAGCCCTGCTGTTTCTCAGCGAACCGCTGGGTACCGTCAACACCCGCCGCGAGCGTCTGGCGGCGTTTAATGCCACGCTGGCGCGCTACCCTGGCGTGCTGGCCGAAAATGCGGAAGTGCCGCTGGCCGAGAATGCGCTGCTGGATAACACTCTGCGCCAGTTCCACACCCGCTATCGCGGTATGCGCAAAGCGATCATTTCCGCCAACGGCGCGCTCACGCTACAGGTTGCCCGCTCGCTCAAGCGCATCGGTTTGAACTGGGGCAGCGACATCGGCCTGCTTGGCTTTGATGAACTCGAGTGGGCAGAACTGGCAGGCGTCGGCATCACCACCTTAAAACAACCCACCTGGCAGATTGGTTTTGCGGCGGTCGAACAGGTCGTGCGCCGCATCGAAGGTGGTAGCACCGCCATCCATGAACAGGTTTTCTCTGGCGAACTGATTATCAGGGGTTCAACCTCCCGTTAA
- a CDS encoding OmpA family lipoprotein: MKKSVLMIAAVVSGALAVSGCTTNPYTGEREAGKSGIGAGLGSLVGAGVGALSSSKKDRGKGALIGAAAGAALGGGVGYYMDVQEAKLRDKMQGTGVSVTRNGDNIVLNMPSNVTFDSSSATLKPAGANTLTGVAMVLKEYEKTAVNVIGYTDSTGGQDLNMRLSQQRADSVASSLITQGVAATRIRTSGMGPANPIASNSTEAGKAQNRRVEITLSPLQ, from the coding sequence ATGAAAAAAAGCGTACTGATGATTGCTGCCGTCGTGAGCGGAGCTCTGGCAGTTTCTGGCTGCACCACTAACCCTTACACCGGTGAGCGCGAAGCGGGCAAATCCGGCATTGGCGCCGGGCTCGGCTCTCTGGTCGGGGCTGGCGTTGGCGCACTCTCTTCATCGAAGAAAGATCGCGGCAAAGGCGCGTTGATTGGTGCGGCAGCGGGCGCAGCCCTTGGCGGCGGCGTCGGTTACTACATGGACGTGCAGGAAGCTAAACTGCGCGACAAAATGCAGGGAACCGGCGTCAGCGTGACGCGAAATGGCGACAACATCGTGTTAAACATGCCGAGCAATGTCACTTTCGACAGCAGTAGCGCAACGCTGAAACCGGCGGGCGCGAATACCCTGACCGGCGTGGCGATGGTGCTGAAAGAGTATGAAAAAACCGCAGTAAACGTGATTGGCTATACCGACAGCACCGGCGGCCAGGACCTGAACATGCGCCTGTCTCAGCAGCGTGCGGATTCCGTCGCCAGCTCACTGATTACTCAGGGCGTGGCGGCAACGCGTATTCGTACCAGCGGGATGGGCCCGGCGAACCCTATCGCCAGCAACAGCACCGAAGCGGGTAAAGCGCAGAACCGTCGCGTTGAAATCACGTTAAGCCCTCTCCAGTAA